The DNA region GTTTATTGGTTAACATGAGTGTTTAATGTTTTTAGCATAAAAAAACGAGCCTTATAAGGCTCGTTGATATGGGGTTAATACTGCAGTATTACTTGGATAGCTAACTTAATGACAAATACTTTGCATGAAAACGCAAATGGTCTTCAATAAATGTCGCGATAAAATAATAGCTGTGGTCATAACCAGGCTGCATTCTTAGCTCAAGCGGATAACCTTTGTCTTTTGCTATTTTAACTAAGTCTTGTGGCTTTAATTGCTCATTCAAAAAATTGTCATTACTGCCTTGGTCCACCAGCGCGGGCACAAATTGTTGGCTATTGGCCATTAACTCGCAGCTATCGTATTGTTTCCATTGTTGCTGGTCATCACCTAAGTAACCGCGGAATGCTTTGATGCCCCATGGACAGTCCATTGGGTGACAAATAGGACTAAATGCTGACAAACTGTTATATTTGTGCGGATTTTTTAATCCGATAGTTAACGCGCCATGTCCACCCATTGAATGACCGCTAATACTGCGTTGCTCTGTTACTGGGAAATGGGCTTCAATTAATGCTGGCAATTCGTTTACCACGTAATCATACATTTGGTAATGCTGACTAAATGGTGGTTTAGTGGCATTTAGATAAAAGCCTGCACCTAAACCAAAGTCATAAGTGCCGTCAGCATCATCTGCGACATTTTCACCTCGTGGGCTGGTATCGGGTGCGACAATAGCCATGCCTAGCTCTGCTGCTATTCGCTGTGCACCTGCTTTTTGCATAAAGTTTTCATCAGTACAGGTAAGCCCTGACAACCAATATAAAACCGGTACTTTTTGGCTTTCGGCTTGTGGTGGTAAGTAAATAGCAAATCGCATGGTGCAATTAAGTGCACTTGATTGATGACTATATTGTTTATGCCAACCACCAAATGCTTTGGTACTGCTGATACTTTCAATGGTCATGATGTGTCCTTATTTGTCAGAACGCAATTAAGTGGTTTTACACTTAACTGCGCCTGTCACTATTAATTAAACGTTACTTGGCAAAGTGAATCACGCTGCGAATACTTTCACCTTTGTGCATTAAATCAAATGCATCATTAATGCCTTCAAGCCCCATCGTGTGAGTTATAAAGTGGTCAAGTTTAAATTCGCCAGCTAAGTATTGCTCAACAATACCCGGTAATTCACTACGTCCTTTAACGCCACCAAATGCACTTCCACGCCATACGCGACCAGTGACTAACTGGAATGGACGGGTTG from Shewanella polaris includes:
- the fghA gene encoding S-formylglutathione hydrolase yields the protein MTIESISSTKAFGGWHKQYSHQSSALNCTMRFAIYLPPQAESQKVPVLYWLSGLTCTDENFMQKAGAQRIAAELGMAIVAPDTSPRGENVADDADGTYDFGLGAGFYLNATKPPFSQHYQMYDYVVNELPALIEAHFPVTEQRSISGHSMGGHGALTIGLKNPHKYNSLSAFSPICHPMDCPWGIKAFRGYLGDDQQQWKQYDSCELMANSQQFVPALVDQGSNDNFLNEQLKPQDLVKIAKDKGYPLELRMQPGYDHSYYFIATFIEDHLRFHAKYLSLS